The window GCGGTATGTCCAATTTCGAGTCTTTTACACTTGAACACTACGCGGCAGTATTTGAAGACACACGGCTGATTGTCATTTTGATCAACACAATTGTCGTCGCTCTTTTGTCTGCACTTGTCTCGACTGCAATTGGAGTGCTCGGTGCCTTGGCAATCGTTTTCATGCGTAATAAAGCAATGCGCAAAGCCGTATTGTCACTCAATAATATCCTGATTGTCAGTCCCGATGTCATCATTGGTGCTTCCTTTCTGATTTTGTTTACAATGATTGGCCTGAAACTGGGCTTTGCTTCCGTACTCATTTCGCATATCGCCTTCAGTATTCCGATTGTTGTCATCATGGTGTTGCCGAAGTTGCAGGAAATGAGTCCAACGCTTATCGATGCGGCTCTGGATCTTGGCGCTTCAAAAAGGGATGTTTTGACGCGTGTCATTATCCCGTTCATCAAACCAGGAATATTGGCAGGTTTTTTCCTGGCTTTGACATATTCACTCGATGATTTTGCTGTAACATTTTTCGTTACTGGAAATGGTTTCTCTACATTGTCCGTTGAAATCTATTCAATGGCACGCGCGGGGATTACATTAACGATCAACGCATTGTCCGGTCTTATCTTCTTGGTGACAGTCGTACTTGTCATCGGATATTATGCGATAACCCGCAAAGCTAAAACACCGCATTCGGAGGTGAAGAAATGAAAGATATTTTAAGGGGCGCGATAGTCATCCTCCTAGTTTCCGCCATCTTGCTGTTCGTCAATGCGAAGTTAAATGAAGGCGGAGGGCGTTCCAGTAAAGATTCAATTACCGTATACAATTGGGGAGAATATATCGACCCTGATTTACTAAAACAGTTTGAAAAGGAAACAGGTATCAAAGTAACCTACGAGACCTTCGACTCAAATGAAGGGATGATGGGGAAAATTGAACAAGGGGGCACATCATACGATATTAC of the Sporosarcina sp. FSL K6-1508 genome contains:
- a CDS encoding ABC transporter permease encodes the protein MEKLSKLPKLYLVVVFIILYAPIFYLIFYSFNSGGGMSNFESFTLEHYAAVFEDTRLIVILINTIVVALLSALVSTAIGVLGALAIVFMRNKAMRKAVLSLNNILIVSPDVIIGASFLILFTMIGLKLGFASVLISHIAFSIPIVVIMVLPKLQEMSPTLIDAALDLGASKRDVLTRVIIPFIKPGILAGFFLALTYSLDDFAVTFFVTGNGFSTLSVEIYSMARAGITLTINALSGLIFLVTVVLVIGYYAITRKAKTPHSEVKK